The Aerococcaceae bacterium DSM 111021 region ATACCATTTAAGTTAACCGTCAACGTGTAATCAATAGGTACTTGAAGTAACTCTTGAGTAGTATTAACCGCTGTAGATATTCCTCCTAGTTCATACGCTTTACTAATTTTGTTTTCCGAATCTTGTCCCGAAATCTCTGTTAATAAATTACCTGGAATATTCGTCATGACCATACTTTCTTTTTCTGGATTAACAGTAGCAACTATCATGATATCTGATTGCCCTTCTTCTATACTACCTTCTGTTTCTGGTTCGACACCAAGAATCAAAATCGAAAACGGTTCATTATTTTGAATTCTACTTACATCAGATTCTAGCTCATCACGTAAATTCACTTGTTCTTCTGGTCTACTTTGTTGAATAACATCTACGGTGCTCGTAACATTATTATAGAAATATGCTGCAATTCCACCTATAACTAGCAATAAGACAATTATTATGATAAAGAATATTAAACAACCTCTTTTTCTTTTCTTAGGTTTTCTTCTTTTTTGATGGATGTTCCGACGAGACTTGTTGTTTTTGCTCATAAATTAACCTCTCACTCTTCATTCTTGTTTATCTATTGTATTACTTTAGTCTTTTTATTTCAAACTCTATTAAAATTAAACTATTTTTTGCATCTTATAAAATAACATTGACAAAAAGAACATTTGTTCGTATACTATTAACACAAACACTTGTTCGTCAAAAGGAGTGACATTAATGGAATTACCTATTAAACCAAATTCTAACCTTTCATATACAGTTCAACGCTTCTTCAAACCTTTTACACACAATCAACTTAATAAAGATAAACGCATTATTATGCCTTTATATGAAGTAGAGAAGCTATTACATCAACATTATGTAACGTTAGAACCAATTGAAATTACGTTTGAATACTACACTAATAATCATAATATCGAACAAAAAACGATTTTAGCTATAGTTGTATCAACTGTACAGCATAACCGTCGCATTGCAATTAGCGAATTGAACTCAAAGCGATCTTACTTATTATCCTTAGAACAAATTCTAACAGCGTCTGCCAACGCTATTTAGAAACAATAGACCACCAAATGATTGCACAATCCCCGCAACCATTTGGTGGTCTTGTTCTTTTTAATTCATTGTAATAAAAATGTGCTGGTGATATAAAATCACCAACACAAAAAATATTAATT contains the following coding sequences:
- a CDS encoding LCP family protein, which translates into the protein MSKNNKSRRNIHQKRRKPKKRKRGCLIFFIIIIVLLLVIGGIAAYFYNNVTSTVDVIQQSRPEEQVNLRDELESDVSRIQNNEPFSILILGVEPETEGSIEEGQSDIMIVATVNPEKESMVMTNIPGNLLTEISGQDSENKISKAYELGGISTAVNTTQELLQVPIDYTLTVNLNGISDIINALGEVTVTSTATFDQNGYSFVEGQTYTMDGEMALAYIGDIDEAIQSTQRQDRARQVVSSIVPQLSQINSITSIPKLLGSLNGNVLTNLSFKDIQTIAMDYRHIITDVEAIQLKGNAEEIDGVNYEVLDSDTLSTLQDQLQAELEQ